The following coding sequences lie in one Panicum virgatum strain AP13 chromosome 6N, P.virgatum_v5, whole genome shotgun sequence genomic window:
- the LOC120679557 gene encoding transcription factor MYB10-like, whose protein sequence is MGHHSCCNQQKVKRGLWSPEEDEKLIRYITTHGYGCWSEVPEKAGLQRCGKSCRLRWINYLRPDIRRGRFTAEEEKLIISLHAIVGNRWAHIASHLPGRTDNEIKNYWNSWIKKKIRKPAVSTTSSSVTTSSPPRSTAASDAAALGHLQTPFGAAEHQLDAIISQSLALPPKLGAGQADSPPALLPPHCPFFMFDTSVSVSPPPSLTSPAAQLQLPFLTFTAAAMDAPGFQLPPLVDGIDMGMATMDCGLGEERGHDDHEGGNNGQAAGMANGGGCFYGQQQKQQEEEQLGQDQWDDESAQHLLMWDDDQELTPSNLEAMESGAHSLLFMGPNDHA, encoded by the exons ATGGGGCATCATTCCTGCTGCAACCAGCAGAAGGTGAAGAGGGGGCTCTGGTCTCCTGAGGAGGATGAGAAGCTCATCAGATACATCACCACGCATGGCTACGGGTGCTGGAGCGAGGTCCCGGAGAAAGCCG GTCTGCAGCGGTGCGGGAAGAGCTGCCGGTTGCGATGGATCAACTACCTCAGACCGGACATCAGGCGAGGGCGGTTCAccgcggaggaggagaagcTGATCATCAGCCTCCACGCCATTGTTGGCAACAG GTGGGCCCACATTGCCAGCCACTTGCCTGGCCGGACGGACAACGAGATCAAGAACTACTGGAATTCATGGATCAAGAAGAAGATCCGAAAGCCAGCAGTGAGCACGACGAGCTCGTCGGTGACGACGTCGAGCCCTCCACGCAGCACAGCGGCATCGGATGCAGCGGCGCTTGGCCACCTGCAGACGCCgttcggcgcggcggagcaccaGCTCGACGCCATCATCAGCCAGAGCCTAGCGCTGCCGCCGAAGCTGGGCGCCGGCCAAGCAGACTCCCCGCCGGCGCTGCTGCCTCCGCACTGCCCCTTCTTCATGTTCGACACCAGCGTGAGCGtcagcccgccgccgtcgctgacgTCGCCGGCGGCACAGCTGCAGCTCCCGTTCCTCACcttcacggcggcggcgatggacgcGCCGGGCTTTCAGCTGCCTCCCCTGGTCGACGGCATCGACATGGGCATGGCAACCATGGACTGCGGCTTAGGTGAGGAAAGAGGCCATGATGATCATGAGGGAGGCAACAATGGCCAAGCGGCTGGCATGGcgaacggcggcggctgcttctacgggcagcagcagaagcagcaggaggaggagcagctaGGGCAGGATCAATGGGACGATGAGTCGGCGCAGCACCTGCTGATGTGGGACGATGACCAAGAACTAACACCGTCCAACCTGGAAGCCATGGAAAGCGGTGCTCACTCCCTACTTTTTATGGGACCAAATGACCATGCATGA